The following proteins are encoded in a genomic region of Magnolia sinica isolate HGM2019 chromosome 1, MsV1, whole genome shotgun sequence:
- the LOC131218551 gene encoding probable leucine-rich repeat receptor-like protein kinase At1g68400 yields the protein MQLLTIFLFLYLSLLPLSISISSPDISSLLFFKSTSDPSDSLSSWSDASDPCTSPWFGVSCHNNRVTRLVLERLNLQGPIQPLLQLEQLRVLSLSHNNLTSISLPLDFSPWKNMKLLYLSDNHLSGTFPVGLTRLGRLRRVDLSGNRFVGHIPSELNRLPHLRTLRLDRNSFTGTLFDFPQMLDEFNVSGNHLVGEIPKSLSDFPALAFAGNENLCGKPLQSTCSTKVVQSDPIPILISAHRRKFNTRTLMAIVLADVAALGLIIGVFIYCCWIRRRRGERDVEKEEKEKKRNGVSVREVKEEEMVFFEGCEGFETVEDLLRASAEMLGKGSVGSTYKAVMEGGGKAVVVKRVRERGRRKVGDWKEVDGLMREIGRLRHANVVGLRAYYWSKDEMLLVYDYMRNGSLHSLLHGNRGPGRTPLDWTTRLKLASGAAKGLVYLHTACEPKLAHGHLTSSNILVDHTGNACISDFALHHLIHPSMPLSSPHKAYMAPEFLENNNYNGRKVSEKGDVYSFGIVLLEILTGKMAGEEEMDIAKWVREAVHKELTLEVFDLELLRYKEMEEEMVALLQVALLCLGPIHKERPKMAVVYKMIEDIRARGRGGAHSPSANDLSSNSSPYLSDTPTLTSS from the exons atgcAGCTTTTGACTATCTTTCTCTTCCTgtatctctctctcctccctctctcaatctccatCTCAAGCCCAGACATCTCCTCTCTACTCTTCTTCAAATCCACGTCAGACCCATCAGACTCCCTCTCCTCATGGTCAGACGCGTCTGACCCTTGCACGTCTCCCTGGTTCGGCGTCTCCTGCCACAACAACCGAGTCACCCGACTCGTCCTGGAGCGACTCAATCTCCAAGGCCCAATTCAACCCCTTCTCCAACTCGAACAGCTTCGAGTCCTCAGCCTCAGCCACAACAACCTCACCTCCATCTCTCTCCCCCTCGACTTCTCCCCATGGAAGAATATGAAGCTCCTCTACCTTTCCGACAACCATCTCTCCGGCACCTTCCCGGTCGGACTCACCAGACTCGGCCGGCTCCGCCGAGTCGACCTCTCCGGGAACCGTTTCGTGGGTCACATTCCATCCGAGCTGAACCGGCTGCCCCATTTGAGGACTCTCCGCCTCGACCGGAATTCGTTCACCGGCACGCTCTTCGATTTCCCCCAAATGCTCGATGAATTCAACGTCTCAGGAAACCACCTCGTCGgagaaatccccaaatccctctcTGATTTCCCCGCGTTAGCTTTCGCCGGGAACGAAAACCTCTGTGGGAAGCCGCTGCAGAGCACGTGCTCGACGAAAGTCGTTCAGAGCGACCCGATACCGATTTTGATATCGGCGCATCGGCGGAAGTTCAACACAAGGACGCTGATGGCGATTGTGCTTGCGGATGTCGCCGCATTGGGTTTAATTATTGGCGTTTTCATCTACTGCTGCTGGATAAGGCgtagaagaggagagagagatgtagagaaggaagaaaaggagaagaagagaaatggGGTTTCTGTGAGAGAAGTGAAGGAAGAAGAGATGGTTTTTTTCGAAGGGTGTGAGGGTTTTGAGACGGTGGAGGATCTGCTGAGGGCGTCGGCTGAGATGTTAGGGAAGGGGAGTGTAGGGTCCACCTACAAGGCCGTGATGGAGGGTGGGGGTAAGGCGGTTGTGGTtaagagggtgagggagagagggagaaggaaggTTGGGGATTGGAAGGAGGTGGATGGGTTGATGAGGGAGATCGGACGGTTGAGACACGCGAATGTGGTGGGCCTCAGGGCGTATTACTGGTCCAAGGACGAGATGCTGCTGGTCTATGATTACATGCGCAACGGTAGCCTGCATTCACTGCTCCACG GCAACAGAGGACCAGGAAGAACTCCCTTAGATTGGACCACAAGGCTAAAACTAGCATCTGGAGCTGCCAAGGGTCTTGTATACCTCCACACCGCATGTGAACCAAAGCTAGCCCATGGCCACTTAACCTCTTCAAACATCTTAGTCGATCACACCGGCAACGCATGCATCTCTGACTTCGCCCTccaccatctcatccatccatcgaTGCCACTGTCGTCGCCTCATAAAGCCTACATGGCCCCCGAGTTCCTTGAAAACAACAACTACAACGGCCGGAAAGTCTCCGAGAAGGGTGACGTGTATAGCTTCGGCATAGTTCTCCTGGAGATCCTAACGGGGAAGATGGCCGGCGAGGAAGAAATGGATATCGCAAAGTGGGTCCGTGAAGCGGTCCATAAGGAATTAACGTTGGAGGTGTTTGATCTGGAGCTGTTGAGGTACAAGGAGATGGAAGAGGAGATGGTTGCACTCCTGCAAGTGGCATTGCTTTGCTTGGGTCCCATCCATAAAGAGCGGCCTAAGATGGCCGTTGTGTATAAGATGATAGAGGACATAAGGGCAAGGggacgtggtggggcccactctccaTCAGCAAACGATCTATCATCCAATTCCTCGCCTTACCTTTCAGATACGCCTACCCTCACCAGCAGCTGA